The following DNA comes from Candidatus Omnitrophota bacterium.
AGGCGCGGCACTGGAAGCGCTGCGGCCGATTTTTGAAAACGGTAAAATTAAAAAGGTCGGACAGAACATTAAATATGAATACGTTATCCTGCGCAATTGCGGTATAAATCTTCGGGGTATATGTTTTGATACTATGATAGCGTCTTATCTTTTGAATCCTTCTAAGCTGAACCATAATCTCGACGATATAGCGATGGAATACCTGAGTTACAAAGCGATTCCCATTGAGAGCCTTATCGGAAAGGGCAAAAGCGCTATCACGCTTGAGGATGTAGATATAGAAAAGGTTTCCGAATATTCCTCGGAGGACGCGGATGTCACCTTCAGGGTGATGATGATACTCGAGAAGCAACTAAAGGAAAAAGGGCTCGACAACCTGTTCAATGAAGTCGAAATGCCGCTTGTTGCGGTTCTGGCCGAGATGGAGATTGCCGGCGTGGCCATCGATACAAAATTCTTGTTGGATATGTCTGTTAAGGTGGAAAGGTCACTTGGAGGACTTACGAAGGAGATATACGCCATGGCGGGCGAGGAGTTCAATATAAACTCACATCAGCAACTCGCGAGCATTCTTTTTGAGAAGCTCAAGCTACCGGTCATAAAAAGGACAAAGACGGGCATTTCCACGGATGAATCGGTCTTGAAGAAGCTCGTCCCGAATCATGCCATAATCGCACTTATTCTGGAATACAGGACCCTTTCGAAACTTAAGTCTACATACATAGATTCGCTGCCGGAACTTATAAATAAAAAAACGGGCAAAGTCCATACTTCATTCAACCAGACGGTGACGGCTACGGGCAGGCTTTCAAGCAGTGACCCGAACCTCCAGAATATTCCCATAAAGACCGAGATCGGCAGGGAAATGCGCCGAGCCTTTATCCCGTTCGACAAGGATGATATCTTGATTTCAGCCGATTATTCGCAGATAGAGTTGCGTATACTGGCGCATCTTTCCGGTGATAAGGATCTAGTAAGCGCTTTTAAGAAGAATCATGACATACACACCTATACGGCATCGCTCGTCTTCGGAGTGAAGGAAAAAGACGTTACCAAAAAAATGCGCTCTCAGGCAAAGACAGTCAATTTCGGGATAGTCTATGGCATGAGTCCTTACGGCCTCTCCCGCGATTTAGGCATAGGTGTTGCCGATGCCGAGAAGTTTATAGAAAACTACTTTGAACGCTATTCCGGGGTCAAGGCCTATTTGCAGGATACCATAGAGACTGCCCGCAAGGCCGGCTATGTCACGACTATTTTAAACAGACGCCGCTATATACCGGACATAAATAGCCAGAATATGAATATACGCCAATTCGCGGAGAGGGTCGCCATAAATACACCCATACAAGGTTCGGCAGCCGACCTTATAAAAGTGGCGATGCTGAATATTTGGAAGGAGTTCGAAAAGAGGCGTTTTAAGAGCAAGATGGTGCTCCAGGTTCATGACGAGCTGGTGTTTGAGGCGAGGAAAGAAGAAGCCGGTGAATTGAAAGAGATTATAAAGAAAGAGATGGAAGGGGTATTCAAATTAGAAGTTCCTATAATCGTTCGAATCGGCGAGGGGAGAAATTGGCTCGAGACGGAGAAATAGCGTGAGAACTAAAAAAGCTAAAAGGCCGCTTATAATTGGAATAACCGGCGGCATGGGGACTGGCAAGACGAGTGTTGCGGCCATGTTTAAGAAATTTGGCGCGTTGGTGCTCGACGCGGATAAGATCGCTCATTACGATATGGAAAAAGGTAAAAATATGTACGAGATGATAATAAAAGAGTTCGGCAAAGATATCCTTTTGAGATCAGGCCAAATAGAAAGGAGGAAATTGGCGGCCGTGGTATTTAAGGATAGAATTGCCCTCGATAGGCTTTGCGCTATAGTGCATCCCGTGGTCATAAGGCATGTCAACGAATATATAAAGAAAGCTACCAAAAAACCTGAAATTCCGGCTGTAATTATAGATGCCCCGCTTCTCTTGGAAGCGGGCATGCATAGTATGTTAGATGCGCTGATAGTCGTCAAAGCGTCGGTTAGAACTCAGATAGAGAGGACGGGCAAAAAGACGGGTCAAAGCCCGGCCGAAATAAAGAGGCGTATGCGAAATCAAATTCCGCTAAGGAAGAAACTTATTTTGGCGGATTATATTATAGATAACGAAGGGAGCAAAAGAAACATGAGAAAAATAGTGAGTAAAATATGGAAGGAGATAAAAAGTGGAAGAGACTAGCAAACAAAAGGCGACGATTGACCGCCATGAAGGTGAAATAAAGATAGAGAAGCTCAAAGAGATGAAGATCACGGAATTGAGCAAAATCGCGAAACAGCTGAGTGTCAACGGCGTAAGCGCGCTAAAAAAACAGGACCTGATATTCAAAATACTGCAGGCACAGGCAGAGAAGAACGGCCTTCTTTTCGGCGAAGGCGTCCTTGAAATACTGCAGGACGGTTTCGGATTTTTGCGCAGCCCGAACTATAATTACCTGCCGTGTCCCGACGATATTTATGTATCGCCATCACAGATTCGCAAATTTGATCTTAGGACGGGCGATACCGTAAGCGGGCAGATCAGGCCGCCTAAAGAGGGCGAGCGCTATTTTGCGCTGCTTAAGGTGGAAGCGGTAAATTACGAGGACCCGGAGAAATCAAAGGATAGCGTACTATTTGACAACCTTACCCCGCTTTATCCTAATAAACGCTACCTTTTGGAAACAGAAGAAGAAGATGTGTCTATGCGCGTGATGGATATGGTGACGCCGGTAGGCAAGGGGCAGCGCGGTCTGATAGTGGCGCCGCCCTACAGCGGAAAGACGGTTCTCTTGCAGAAATTCGCCAATGCCATAACGATCAATTATCCGGATGTCATACTCATGGTGCTCTTGATTGATGAGCGGCCCGAGGAAGTGACGGATATGCAGCGTTCCGTAAAGGGTGAAGTCGTGAGCTCCACCTTTGACGAGCCGGCAGAGAGGCACATACAGGTAGCGGAGATGGTGCTTGAGAAGGCTAAGAGGCTTGTGGAATACAAAAAAGATGTTATAATATTGCTCGACAGCATCACGAGGTTGGCCAGAGCGTATAATACCGTCGTTCCTCATTCTGGCAAGATCCTTTCCGGGGGCGTGGATTCCAATGCCCTGCATAAGCCGAAGAGATTTCTCGGCGCAGCGCGAAACATAGAGGAAGGCGGCAGCCTCACGATTATAGCCACCGCTCTTATAGAGACCGGCAGCCGCATGGATGAAGTCATATTTGAGGAGTTTAAAGGGACGGGCAATATGGAGCTCCAGCTCGACAGGACACTCTTCCAGAAGAGAGTTTACCCTGCCATAGACATAAAGAGGTCCAATACGAGGAAGGAAGAACTGCTTGTTAATGCAGATGAGCTTCAGAGGATATGGCTTATGCGGAAGGTCCTGAATGAGCTGAATACCGTCGAGGCCATGGAGCTTTTGGTAGAAAAGTTGAAAAAGACAAAGACAAATGCCGAGTTCTTGATGAGCATGAATAAAGTGCTGTAAGAATGCAAAAACAGCCGTTGAAACTGTAACTGTAAGCGATAAGTTACAAATAAGCCAATAGGGGGTCAGACCCTCGCCAGCGTAGTTTACATAACGAGGGTCTGACCCCAAGAACAAGGGAGATTAGCATGAAAAAGAAAATACATCCGGATTACAAAGAAAGCACCATAAACTGCGCATGCGGAGAGGTCATGCATACGCGTTCCACAAGGCCCAATATAAGGGTCGATATCTGCTCCAAATGCCATCCGTTCTTTACCGGGAAGCAGAAGCTCGTTGACTCGGCGGGAATGGTGGATAAGTTCAAAAAGAGATACGAAAAGACCGAGGCAAAAAAACGCGTAACGAAACCGGCCGCCGCGAGGGCGGATCAACAAGCGGAAGAAACCGGCGAAAAAGAGAGTGAATAACGATTAAGACATGTTTGAAGAAATAAAGAAAAAAGAAATACGGCTTAAAGAGCTTGAGGTGCTGATATCAGATCCCGAGGTGATCCGAAAGGCAGAAATTTACCAGAAATATGCCAAAGAGCACGCCGAAATCTTCGAGGCCGTATCAAAGTACAGAGAATTCCAGAAACTGACGAAGGAGATAGAGGATGTCAAGCATGTCCTTTCCGTGAAGCATGACCCGGAGTTTACGGAACTTGCGGAGGCGGAGCTCAGCGAACTGGATTCTAAAAAGGAATCCCTCGTACGCGAACTCGAAGATATAGTGTACGTAAAAGATCCCGATAGCGATAAGGATATTATCGTCGAAATACGCGCTGGCACGGGCGGGATAGAGGCGTCATTATTTGCCGCGGAACTTTACAGGATGTATGCCAGATATGCGGCTAAAAGAGGGTGGAAGGCAGAGATACTTAGCAGTTCGATGAGCGAAAAAAACGGTTTTAAAGAAGTCATATTTTCAGTTACCGGAGGAAGCGTCTACGGTTTTATGAAGTATGAAAGCGGGACGCACCGCGTTCAAAGAGTGCCCGAAACAGAGGCGTCGGGTAGGATCCACACTTCGGCTGTTACGGTTGCGGTATTTCCGGAAGCAAAAGAGGTGGAAGTCGATATTAAATCGGAGGATCTGAAGATTGATGTATACCGCTCCGGCGGCCACGGCGGCCAATCGGTAAATACTACAGACTCGGCTGTGAGGATAACACATCTTCCGTCGGGTTTAGTGGTGACCTGCCAGGATGAGAGGTCACAGCACAAGAATAAGACAAAGGCTATGAGGGTATTGAGGACGCGGCTTTTCGACAAAATCAAATCGGAACGTGAGGCGAAGATAACCAAAGACAGAAAGAAACAGGTCGGCTCGGGCGACAGGTCAGAAAAGATACGGACTTATAATTTTCCCGATAGACGGGTGACCGACCACAGGATCAACCTTACTCTGCACCGCTTGCCCGAGATAATGGAGGGCGATTTAGATGAACTTATCGCCGGGCTCAAAGACGCGGAAAGAAGATTGCGCTTAGGCAAAAATACTATTTGAGGCCGATAATGGAAATTTACGAAACGCTGGATTTAATAAAATGGGGCGAAAAAGAGCTATTGAAGTCCGGCGTGGAATGCGCCCTGCACGACGCTAATACCCTTATGTGCTATTCCCAAGACGCCGATTCGTTCAGAAATTGCATCGAAAAACGTGTTTCCCGGTACCCCCTGCAATATATATTAAAAGAAACGGATTTTATGAACGCCCGCCTCAAAATGGAGGACGGCGTTTTTATACCCAGGCCAGAGACAGAAATCCTTGTTGAAAAGGCGCTGGAGGTCATAAGCAATATAGCGTCAAATACCATAAATACACTGGAAATAGGCACCGGAAGCGGCAATATAGCAATTTCGTTGACAAAGAACATAACTAATTGTAAAATAATAGCTTCCGACATCTCGGATTTAGCTATTAAAACGGCAAGGGAAAATGCCGCGGTCAATCTTGTCAGCGATAGGGTAAAGTTTGTAAAAAGCGACTTATTCAGAGATATTCCTCGCACTTATTATAGTTATTTTGACATAATCATATCAAATCCACCGTATATACGGCGCGGGAAAATAGCGGATCTCGAGCCTGAAATATCGTACGAGGACATAAGGGCGCTGGATGGCGGATGGGACGGACTCGATTTTTATAGGCAGATTTTGGACGAAGGAAGAAAGTATCTAAAAGCCGGCGGAGTCTTTTTGTTCGAAATAGGCCATGACCAGGGCGAGGCGATTTTTAAAATAACAAAACAGTATCAGGAATTAAACGGTTTTAAGTTATTCAAAGACTAT
Coding sequences within:
- the polA gene encoding DNA polymerase I produces the protein MKLFLIDGNSFCYRAFYAIKELANSKGEPTNAVFGFISMLRKIIKDEKPDYLAITFDLKGPTFRHKKYEEYKIHRKPMPDPLVSQMPVIKEVVRAYNVPIFEKEGFEADDVIATLTRKLAGKSLDVYIVTGDKDALQLVGPHVKVYSTHKEGLIYDAEKVKERYGVGPERIVDLLSLMGDATDNITGIPGFGEKTALSLMKEFENLDEILTKPEKIKSEVRRRLVVEHADKARLSKELATLDDKVPVDIELEDMRIKEPDALKLLEIFKRLEFRNLIQEYAPKTDLKSKYYLVKDKKNFADLLKKLEKSELFAFDFETTGTDPMTARPIGISFSFKKGEAYYAAFKNETPKLINDSSVSDIDRGAALEALRPIFENGKIKKVGQNIKYEYVILRNCGINLRGICFDTMIASYLLNPSKLNHNLDDIAMEYLSYKAIPIESLIGKGKSAITLEDVDIEKVSEYSSEDADVTFRVMMILEKQLKEKGLDNLFNEVEMPLVAVLAEMEIAGVAIDTKFLLDMSVKVERSLGGLTKEIYAMAGEEFNINSHQQLASILFEKLKLPVIKRTKTGISTDESVLKKLVPNHAIIALILEYRTLSKLKSTYIDSLPELINKKTGKVHTSFNQTVTATGRLSSSDPNLQNIPIKTEIGREMRRAFIPFDKDDILISADYSQIELRILAHLSGDKDLVSAFKKNHDIHTYTASLVFGVKEKDVTKKMRSQAKTVNFGIVYGMSPYGLSRDLGIGVADAEKFIENYFERYSGVKAYLQDTIETARKAGYVTTILNRRRYIPDINSQNMNIRQFAERVAINTPIQGSAADLIKVAMLNIWKEFEKRRFKSKMVLQVHDELVFEARKEEAGELKEIIKKEMEGVFKLEVPIIVRIGEGRNWLETEK
- the coaE gene encoding dephospho-CoA kinase (Dephospho-CoA kinase (CoaE) performs the final step in coenzyme A biosynthesis.), whose protein sequence is MRTKKAKRPLIIGITGGMGTGKTSVAAMFKKFGALVLDADKIAHYDMEKGKNMYEMIIKEFGKDILLRSGQIERRKLAAVVFKDRIALDRLCAIVHPVVIRHVNEYIKKATKKPEIPAVIIDAPLLLEAGMHSMLDALIVVKASVRTQIERTGKKTGQSPAEIKRRMRNQIPLRKKLILADYIIDNEGSKRNMRKIVSKIWKEIKSGRD
- the rho gene encoding transcription termination factor Rho, with translation MKIEKLKEMKITELSKIAKQLSVNGVSALKKQDLIFKILQAQAEKNGLLFGEGVLEILQDGFGFLRSPNYNYLPCPDDIYVSPSQIRKFDLRTGDTVSGQIRPPKEGERYFALLKVEAVNYEDPEKSKDSVLFDNLTPLYPNKRYLLETEEEDVSMRVMDMVTPVGKGQRGLIVAPPYSGKTVLLQKFANAITINYPDVILMVLLIDERPEEVTDMQRSVKGEVVSSTFDEPAERHIQVAEMVLEKAKRLVEYKKDVIILLDSITRLARAYNTVVPHSGKILSGGVDSNALHKPKRFLGAARNIEEGGSLTIIATALIETGSRMDEVIFEEFKGTGNMELQLDRTLFQKRVYPAIDIKRSNTRKEELLVNADELQRIWLMRKVLNELNTVEAMELLVEKLKKTKTNAEFLMSMNKVL
- the rpmE gene encoding 50S ribosomal protein L31 — protein: MKKKIHPDYKESTINCACGEVMHTRSTRPNIRVDICSKCHPFFTGKQKLVDSAGMVDKFKKRYEKTEAKKRVTKPAAARADQQAEETGEKESE
- the prfA gene encoding peptide chain release factor 1 is translated as MFEEIKKKEIRLKELEVLISDPEVIRKAEIYQKYAKEHAEIFEAVSKYREFQKLTKEIEDVKHVLSVKHDPEFTELAEAELSELDSKKESLVRELEDIVYVKDPDSDKDIIVEIRAGTGGIEASLFAAELYRMYARYAAKRGWKAEILSSSMSEKNGFKEVIFSVTGGSVYGFMKYESGTHRVQRVPETEASGRIHTSAVTVAVFPEAKEVEVDIKSEDLKIDVYRSGGHGGQSVNTTDSAVRITHLPSGLVVTCQDERSQHKNKTKAMRVLRTRLFDKIKSEREAKITKDRKKQVGSGDRSEKIRTYNFPDRRVTDHRINLTLHRLPEIMEGDLDELIAGLKDAERRLRLGKNTI
- the prmC gene encoding peptide chain release factor N(5)-glutamine methyltransferase yields the protein MEIYETLDLIKWGEKELLKSGVECALHDANTLMCYSQDADSFRNCIEKRVSRYPLQYILKETDFMNARLKMEDGVFIPRPETEILVEKALEVISNIASNTINTLEIGTGSGNIAISLTKNITNCKIIASDISDLAIKTARENAAVNLVSDRVKFVKSDLFRDIPRTYYSYFDIIISNPPYIRRGKIADLEPEISYEDIRALDGGWDGLDFYRQILDEGRKYLKAGGVFLFEIGHDQGEAIFKITKQYQELNGFKLFKDYNGCDRVVIAWIS